From a single Deinococcus terrestris genomic region:
- a CDS encoding bifunctional DNA primase/polymerase: MYEDEPERMYREASRLVALGISVIPTGGGLSPKAKEPHHEALKATGHGHLSRGGERRSTWKAFQDRLPTQDELRAWYLEHRARGLGFVTGRLSGWVVVDVDPEGLPLLAALGWPPHVLSPSGGAHLYLRHPGWYVPSNASKNKAALPPGFDIRGDGGYVMCPPSRTRRGQYRRTRQQHPLLLEAIPERVTVQGTEYPLREALGLVRPAAPARVQQGQTVLPQGGDQGGRVPVWLMLDRASAYAPISRNRGAFMFGLWMHANGYGEDEALRHVEEYVTRVQGVKRTPFTQGEARQAVQSAYRYPRNEPWKRRDDSQVG, encoded by the coding sequence ATGTACGAGGACGAACCCGAACGGATGTACCGGGAAGCCAGCAGACTGGTCGCTCTGGGCATCTCTGTGATCCCCACGGGCGGTGGCCTCAGCCCCAAGGCAAAGGAGCCGCACCACGAGGCCCTGAAGGCGACCGGCCACGGCCACCTGAGCAGGGGAGGGGAGAGGCGCAGCACCTGGAAGGCATTTCAGGACCGCCTGCCCACCCAGGACGAACTGAGGGCGTGGTACCTGGAACACCGCGCCCGGGGCCTCGGGTTCGTGACCGGCCGCCTGTCCGGCTGGGTGGTGGTCGATGTGGACCCGGAAGGGTTGCCCCTGCTCGCGGCGCTGGGCTGGCCGCCGCACGTCCTTTCTCCGAGTGGGGGAGCCCACCTCTACCTGCGGCACCCCGGTTGGTACGTGCCGTCGAATGCCAGCAAGAACAAGGCGGCCCTGCCCCCTGGCTTCGATATCCGGGGGGACGGCGGGTATGTCATGTGTCCACCGTCGAGAACGCGCAGAGGGCAGTACCGGCGTACCCGGCAGCAGCACCCACTCCTGCTGGAGGCCATTCCCGAACGAGTGACGGTACAGGGCACCGAGTACCCGCTGCGGGAAGCGTTGGGCCTGGTGCGGCCTGCGGCGCCTGCCAGGGTTCAGCAGGGCCAGACCGTTCTGCCGCAAGGGGGCGACCAGGGCGGGCGGGTTCCCGTGTGGCTGATGCTCGACCGGGCGTCAGCCTACGCGCCGATCAGCCGCAACCGGGGAGCGTTTATGTTTGGCCTGTGGATGCACGCGAACGGCTACGGCGAGGACGAGGCGCTGCGGCACGTCGAGGAGTACGTGACGCGGGTTCAGGGGGTCAAGCGCACGCCGTTTACACAGGGAGAGGCGAGGCAGGCCGTGCAGAGTGCCTACAGGTATCCCAGGAACGAACCGTGGAAGCGCCGGGATGACAGTCAGGTTGGCTGA
- a CDS encoding ParA family protein, whose protein sequence is MAKVISIGNMKGGVGKTTSAVHLAQQLGRKGKTLLLDADEELQCAVYWRDSDYAGWTFDALPFREFTPERAEGYEYVIIDTKGNEEGQDLVSLAQSSDLLVIPTKPDGLSATGLIRTLTPLVDAGVTNYQVLIVANVGGRGEELRDALAEQEVPVMTTLVRQSTAVGDAAERRLPLEAYTTNRYAKLVNLDYGSVAREVLGHVR, encoded by the coding sequence ATGGCCAAAGTCATCAGCATCGGGAATATGAAAGGCGGGGTGGGCAAGACGACCAGCGCCGTCCACCTGGCCCAGCAGCTTGGGCGCAAGGGCAAGACCCTGCTGCTCGACGCCGACGAGGAGCTGCAATGCGCGGTGTACTGGCGCGACAGTGACTACGCGGGGTGGACCTTCGATGCCCTCCCCTTCCGCGAGTTCACCCCGGAGCGGGCCGAGGGGTACGAGTACGTCATCATCGACACCAAGGGCAACGAGGAGGGGCAGGACCTGGTGAGCCTCGCGCAGTCCAGCGACCTGCTAGTGATTCCCACCAAACCCGACGGCCTGAGTGCGACCGGGCTCATCCGCACCCTCACCCCCCTTGTTGATGCGGGCGTGACCAACTATCAGGTGCTAATCGTGGCGAATGTCGGTGGGCGGGGCGAGGAGCTGCGGGACGCCCTGGCGGAGCAGGAGGTTCCGGTGATGACGACGCTGGTCCGGCAGAGCACCGCCGTGGGAGACGCCGCCGAGCGCCGCTTGCCGCTGGAGGCCTACACCACCAACCGCTACGCCAAGCTGGTCAACCTGGACTATGGCAGCGTGGCGCGGGAGGTGCTGGGCCATGTCCGCTGA
- a CDS encoding arginase family protein codes for MLVTLLDVPYDSAWAHRRMGAGPGHLLERGLEQDLRADHDLERIGLQTSGDFPTEIHTSFALYHQLAQQVQAARQRDRFPLTLAGNCGTALGMTAGLQDRTLGVLWLDAHGDFHTPETTRSGFLDGMALATLTGRAWQTLAAAIPGFQAVSPGRVLHVGGHALETSEQQAMKVAGVHQVSAATVRRLGAAAALEGALRALRAEVQQLYVHVDLDVLDAREVGPANAYAAEGGLTTAQVLTVLEQVRPVWPVVGASIASYDPGSDPQGRVAEAARQIVARLMPGDPSEAGSAPP; via the coding sequence ATGCTGGTAACCCTGCTCGACGTGCCCTACGACTCCGCCTGGGCACACCGCCGGATGGGTGCCGGTCCCGGCCACCTGCTTGAGCGGGGACTGGAACAAGACCTCCGCGCCGACCATGACCTTGAGCGGATCGGGCTCCAGACCTCGGGTGACTTCCCCACCGAGATTCACACCAGCTTCGCGCTCTACCACCAGCTTGCCCAGCAGGTGCAGGCTGCCCGGCAGCGGGACCGCTTTCCCCTCACCCTGGCCGGGAACTGCGGAACTGCGCTGGGCATGACCGCTGGTCTTCAGGACAGGACCCTGGGCGTGCTCTGGCTGGACGCCCACGGTGACTTTCACACGCCCGAGACCACCCGCAGTGGCTTTCTGGACGGCATGGCGCTGGCGACCCTGACCGGACGGGCCTGGCAGACATTGGCGGCGGCCATCCCCGGTTTTCAGGCGGTCTCGCCCGGGCGCGTCCTGCATGTCGGGGGACACGCCCTGGAGACCTCGGAACAGCAGGCGATGAAAGTGGCCGGGGTTCACCAGGTCAGCGCGGCGACGGTTCGGCGCCTCGGAGCGGCGGCAGCCCTCGAAGGGGCCTTGCGGGCGCTGCGGGCGGAGGTGCAGCAGCTTTACGTGCATGTCGACCTGGACGTTCTGGATGCCCGGGAGGTGGGACCGGCCAACGCCTATGCCGCGGAGGGCGGCCTGACCACGGCCCAGGTCCTGACGGTCCTGGAGCAGGTGCGGCCGGTGTGGCCGGTCGTCGGCGCTTCCATCGCGTCCTACGATCCGGGCTCAGATCCACAGGGACGGGTCGCGGAGGCGGCGCGGCAGATCGTGGCACGGTTGATGCCTGGGGACCCATCCGAAGCCGGTTCTGCTCCCCCCTGA